In candidate division KSB1 bacterium, a single genomic region encodes these proteins:
- the mtgA gene encoding monofunctional biosynthetic peptidoglycan transglycosylase encodes MSPSLRRMGKISFVIFLLAGGVYLLLFAGLPDAEEIQAYQPPSTVTPDRLNWSKRAADSIRIWVPIKRISPLLQKAVIISEDDVFYQHDGINYEMMKEAFRLNVQKGRYVRGASTITMQLARNAFLHKRKTLLRKAREMILARRLEKNLSKTRILELYLNIVEWGDGIYGAEAASRYYFGKSAATLNLAEATLLASMLPNPKYFNPFKRLKSVQRMQHRVIWLMQNAHEITPEQAQSAQTGFMLRGGVSPHETAATAVDSLEEAKYFEPTPHESMLNILPSAPAADSLPVPDSLAISDSSAANLPK; translated from the coding sequence TTGTCTCCAAGCCTGCGTCGGATGGGGAAAATTTCCTTCGTCATTTTCCTTCTTGCAGGCGGAGTTTATCTTCTCCTCTTTGCCGGCTTGCCGGACGCTGAGGAAATCCAAGCCTACCAGCCGCCATCCACCGTCACTCCCGACCGCCTCAACTGGAGCAAACGCGCGGCGGACTCCATCCGCATTTGGGTGCCGATCAAACGAATCTCTCCCCTGCTGCAAAAAGCCGTCATCATCAGCGAAGACGACGTTTTTTATCAGCACGACGGCATCAATTACGAGATGATGAAAGAGGCGTTTCGCTTGAATGTGCAAAAAGGCCGTTACGTGCGCGGTGCCAGCACGATTACGATGCAGTTGGCACGCAATGCGTTTTTGCACAAACGCAAAACCCTTCTCCGCAAAGCTCGTGAGATGATTCTGGCGCGCCGTCTCGAAAAAAATCTCTCCAAGACGCGCATTCTCGAATTGTATCTCAACATTGTGGAATGGGGTGACGGCATTTACGGCGCCGAAGCCGCGTCGCGATATTATTTCGGCAAATCCGCCGCGACTCTCAATCTCGCCGAAGCCACGCTCCTCGCCAGCATGTTGCCGAATCCGAAATACTTTAATCCTTTCAAACGTCTGAAGAGTGTTCAGCGCATGCAACATCGCGTCATCTGGCTCATGCAAAACGCCCACGAGATCACGCCCGAACAGGCGCAATCGGCGCAAACCGGCTTCATGCTGCGCGGCGGCGTATCGCCTCACGAAACCGCTGCCACCGCGGTCGATTCGTTGGAAGAGGCAAAGTACTTCGAACCAACGCCGCATGAGAGCATGCTGAACATTCTTCCCAGCGCACCTGCTGCCGACAGTTTGCCTGTGCCCGACTCTTTGGCGATTTCCGATAGTTCTGCGGCAAATCTGCCGAAATGA
- a CDS encoding winged helix-turn-helix domain-containing protein, which yields MIPMVGEAAGKVWHALKENGEMSPAQLKKKTGSDDKTLWMALGWLAREDKLNFNQVKNTLKISLKPLPSA from the coding sequence ATGATTCCCATGGTTGGTGAAGCCGCCGGCAAAGTTTGGCATGCGCTCAAAGAAAACGGCGAGATGTCCCCGGCGCAATTGAAAAAGAAAACTGGCTCGGACGACAAAACGCTGTGGATGGCGCTCGGCTGGCTGGCGCGCGAAGACAAGCTGAATTTCAATCAAGTCAAAAACACCTTGAAAATCAGCCTCAAGCCGCTGCCCTCCGCTTGA
- a CDS encoding phosphodiester glycosidase family protein yields the protein MLTTHQHIKPKLATFSKPNALRGGAIFLLAFCMAQAQSPVEKNLVRPIGPAAWHRDIYRPLGPWAIQVVEFDLRHPFLQLETVKAGDQLHGKERTSAMAARCDGEKHRVVAAINGDFFDINHGVPINLQLCHGEVLRQPTGRSVFAVSAAEKPVISFLSLVGSLQSKSGFWQALSGFNRARNTDELIFFNHYFGGSTGTNQFGSEVRIKPLQKFAVNDTINAVVIETYRQAGNARLEASTYVLSGHGAAENWLARNVTLGDTVKFVWRIPETPWRLVEAIGGLPRLVRDGNISVESKAEGGSESFTNNRHPRTAIGFTADTSRFFFVTVDGRQPGYSEGMTLLELANFMRELGCSQALNLDGGGSTTMVVRGNVVNRPSDAAGERAVANALLLVCTAPPGKLAHLDITTSRASVQAGGKFDFNIIATDSLFNPLNLSDKEVFWKAPRKLGKIDKYGIFTAGAKIDSGYIVAYRRPARDSVWVVVRPAQ from the coding sequence TTGTTGACTACACACCAACACATCAAGCCCAAGCTTGCGACCTTCTCGAAGCCAAACGCCCTGAGAGGCGGGGCGATTTTTCTTTTGGCTTTTTGCATGGCGCAGGCGCAATCGCCGGTTGAAAAAAACTTGGTGCGGCCAATCGGCCCGGCAGCGTGGCACCGCGATATTTACCGCCCGCTCGGGCCCTGGGCCATTCAGGTGGTTGAATTTGATTTGCGCCATCCTTTTTTGCAACTCGAGACGGTGAAAGCCGGCGATCAATTGCATGGCAAGGAACGCACCAGCGCCATGGCGGCCCGGTGTGACGGTGAGAAGCATCGCGTCGTCGCCGCCATCAACGGCGATTTTTTCGACATCAACCATGGCGTTCCCATCAATTTGCAATTGTGCCACGGCGAGGTTTTGCGGCAGCCCACCGGCCGGTCGGTTTTCGCCGTGAGCGCGGCTGAAAAGCCGGTGATCAGTTTCTTGTCGCTCGTGGGCAGCTTGCAATCAAAGTCGGGTTTTTGGCAGGCGCTGAGCGGTTTCAATCGCGCGCGCAACACCGATGAATTGATTTTCTTCAACCATTATTTCGGCGGCAGCACCGGCACAAATCAATTCGGCAGTGAAGTTCGAATCAAGCCGCTACAAAAATTCGCGGTGAATGACACAATTAACGCCGTCGTCATCGAAACATACCGCCAGGCCGGTAACGCGCGGCTCGAGGCTTCGACTTACGTTCTCTCCGGCCACGGCGCCGCGGAAAATTGGCTGGCGCGAAATGTTACACTTGGTGATACAGTAAAATTTGTCTGGCGCATCCCGGAGACGCCCTGGCGGCTGGTCGAAGCGATTGGCGGCCTGCCGCGCCTCGTGCGCGATGGAAATATTTCCGTTGAAAGCAAAGCGGAAGGCGGCAGCGAGAGTTTTACCAACAATCGCCACCCGCGCACGGCGATTGGATTCACTGCCGACACCAGCCGATTTTTCTTTGTCACTGTCGATGGCCGCCAGCCCGGATACAGCGAGGGCATGACGCTGTTGGAATTGGCGAATTTTATGCGTGAATTGGGCTGCAGCCAGGCGCTCAATCTCGATGGCGGCGGTTCGACGACAATGGTGGTGCGCGGCAATGTGGTGAATCGCCCAAGCGACGCTGCCGGCGAGCGCGCGGTTGCCAATGCGTTGCTGCTGGTTTGCACCGCGCCGCCCGGCAAACTGGCGCATCTCGACATCACCACCTCACGGGCAAGCGTGCAAGCGGGTGGAAAATTCGATTTCAATATCATTGCCACCGACAGCTTGTTCAATCCGCTCAATCTGAGCGACAAAGAGGTGTTCTGGAAAGCGCCGCGAAAACTCGGCAAAATTGATAAATATGGCATTTTTACCGCCGGCGCAAAAATCGATTCGGGTTATATCGTGGCCTATCGCCGGCCGGCGCGTGATTCCGTCTGGGTGGTGGTAAGGCCTGCCCAATAA
- a CDS encoding UbiX family flavin prenyltransferase, with the protein MRIAVAITGSSGAVYAVEFLKQCPGDKYLVASKWGKVVLQDEMNLTERDLQPYVKKIFSNDDLHAPLASGSNAIDAYVIIPCTTSTLGKIASGIGDTLITRTAQVAMKERFKMVLCIRETPLSSIALEQCLKLSRDGAIIMPISPPLYFLPKTVDEYVRGFVDKVLGVLGARQSKGWRAEELE; encoded by the coding sequence ATGCGCATCGCCGTAGCCATCACCGGCTCCTCCGGCGCGGTTTATGCCGTTGAGTTTTTGAAGCAATGCCCCGGTGATAAATATCTCGTCGCCAGCAAGTGGGGCAAAGTCGTGCTGCAGGATGAAATGAACCTGACCGAGCGCGATTTGCAGCCGTATGTGAAAAAGATTTTTTCCAACGACGATCTGCACGCCCCGCTCGCCAGCGGCTCCAACGCCATCGACGCTTATGTGATTATCCCATGTACGACTTCGACTTTGGGAAAAATTGCCAGCGGCATTGGCGACACGCTGATCACCCGCACCGCACAAGTGGCGATGAAGGAGCGTTTCAAAATGGTATTGTGCATCCGCGAAACGCCGCTCTCTTCGATTGCGCTCGAGCAATGCCTCAAACTCTCGCGCGACGGCGCCATCATCATGCCCATTTCACCGCCACTCTATTTTTTGCCCAAAACTGTGGACGAATATGTTCGCGGTTTTGTCGATAAAGTTTTGGGTGTGCTCGGCGCACGGCAAAGCAAAGGCTGGCGCGCGGAGGAGTTGGAATAA
- a CDS encoding menaquinone biosynthesis decarboxylase: MKLHTLGDFARYLESLGELHRVKVEVDPELEVTEIAVRALLENRPALLFENVKDAKFPLAINLLASERRIELALGKHPDQLGEELIHFVEAALPPKPKLIFDHWPMVKRFLAARPKKGRRALSQQVIEEPNLALLPIQKCWPEDGGRFITLGQVFTYDPRDGKRNVGIYRMQVYDEHTTGMHWQIQKGGGFHYYQAQKLNREFEIAVALGTDPALLFATVAALPEGIDEVMFAGFLRGKPVSMTRGKSIAIAVPVEAEFILEGTVPLNETRREGPFGDHFGHYSHAADFPVFHIKKITHRRNAIYPATVVGKPPMEDKFIGDATQQILGPLARLIHKEIKSVWAYYEAGFHNLLVVSVEQRYQKEAMKSALGLMGTDQLSLTKCLVLVSNHVNVRDWPAVLREIKMNFDPHYDFVMIPKVPLDTLDFTSYKMNLGSKMIVDATMKPRRQEGEREKGKRGEGESVLARLPKEYPVIRGMRVHDGTLLLVKVASDGRKIVENLVRIPELSDLKIIAAVSEDVDLDNQESYIWGVFTRFDCERDVIFTEQKLVGISPIYHGVMGIDATWKTGYPAPLVMSEEICEKVNRRWEEYWR, encoded by the coding sequence ATGAAACTTCACACCCTCGGCGATTTCGCCCGCTACCTCGAATCCCTCGGCGAGCTGCATCGCGTCAAAGTTGAAGTCGATCCGGAATTGGAAGTGACCGAGATCGCGGTGCGCGCGTTGTTGGAAAACCGGCCGGCGTTGCTCTTTGAAAATGTCAAAGACGCGAAGTTTCCGCTGGCGATCAACTTGCTGGCGAGTGAGCGACGCATCGAATTGGCACTCGGCAAGCATCCCGATCAACTGGGCGAAGAGTTGATTCATTTCGTCGAAGCTGCCCTGCCGCCGAAGCCCAAACTGATCTTTGATCACTGGCCGATGGTGAAACGGTTCCTCGCGGCGCGACCGAAAAAGGGACGACGTGCGCTCTCACAGCAAGTGATTGAAGAACCCAATCTCGCGTTGCTGCCGATTCAAAAATGCTGGCCGGAGGATGGTGGCCGTTTCATCACGCTCGGCCAAGTTTTTACCTACGATCCGCGCGATGGCAAGCGCAATGTCGGCATCTATCGCATGCAGGTTTACGACGAGCACACCACCGGCATGCACTGGCAGATTCAAAAAGGCGGCGGGTTTCATTATTATCAAGCGCAAAAGCTGAACCGCGAATTTGAGATCGCCGTCGCGCTCGGCACCGACCCGGCGTTGCTGTTCGCCACTGTCGCCGCTTTGCCGGAGGGCATCGACGAAGTCATGTTCGCCGGATTTTTGCGCGGCAAGCCGGTGTCGATGACGCGGGGAAAATCCATCGCCATTGCAGTTCCCGTAGAGGCCGAATTCATTCTCGAAGGCACGGTGCCGCTCAATGAAACTCGGCGAGAAGGTCCATTCGGCGATCACTTCGGGCATTACTCTCACGCCGCAGATTTTCCCGTTTTTCACATCAAAAAAATCACGCATCGCCGCAACGCCATTTATCCCGCCACCGTCGTGGGCAAGCCGCCGATGGAGGACAAATTCATCGGCGATGCGACACAACAGATTCTCGGCCCGCTGGCGCGTTTGATTCACAAGGAGATTAAAAGCGTGTGGGCGTATTACGAAGCTGGCTTTCACAACCTGCTCGTCGTCTCCGTCGAGCAGCGCTATCAAAAAGAAGCGATGAAGTCGGCACTGGGGTTGATGGGCACCGACCAGCTCTCCCTCACCAAATGCCTCGTCCTCGTTTCCAATCACGTGAATGTTCGCGATTGGCCCGCGGTACTGCGCGAGATCAAAATGAATTTTGATCCGCATTATGATTTCGTGATGATCCCGAAAGTGCCGCTGGATACGCTGGATTTTACGTCGTACAAAATGAATCTCGGCAGCAAAATGATCGTAGATGCAACGATGAAGCCGCGTCGGCAAGAAGGGGAAAGGGAGAAGGGGAAAAGGGGAGAGGGGGAGAGTGTTCTGGCGCGGTTGCCGAAAGAATATCCAGTCATTCGCGGGATGCGGGTTCACGATGGCACTTTATTGCTGGTGAAAGTTGCAAGCGATGGCCGAAAGATTGTTGAAAATTTGGTGCGAATTCCTGAATTGAGCGATTTAAAAATTATCGCGGCGGTGAGCGAAGACGTTGACTTGGACAATCAAGAGAGTTATATTTGGGGAGTGTTCACCCGCTTCGATTGCGAGCGCGATGTGATTTTTACCGAACAGAAGCTCGTTGGCATCAGCCCGATTTATCACGGTGTGATGGGCATCGATGCCACATGGAAAACCGGCTACCCGGCGCCGCTGGTGATGAGCGAGGAAATCTGCGAGAAGGTGAATCGGCGGTGGGAGGAGTATTGGAGGTAG
- a CDS encoding ATP-binding protein, producing MDDLIHARSVESARREFKKSWSDQTLEQTIRTICAFASDFFNLNGGYIIIGVEEKDALPVLPPAGLEGQNLDEIQKQIRGNCKRIDPEYQPVISPEVYQGKQILVIWAPGGDVRPYQAPQVS from the coding sequence TTGGACGATCTCATCCATGCTCGCTCTGTAGAGTCGGCCCGGCGTGAATTCAAAAAGTCCTGGTCGGATCAAACTCTCGAGCAGACCATTCGCACGATATGCGCTTTTGCAAGTGATTTTTTTAATCTGAACGGTGGTTACATTATCATTGGTGTGGAAGAGAAAGATGCTTTACCGGTGCTTCCGCCTGCGGGCTTGGAAGGTCAGAATCTCGATGAAATCCAAAAACAAATTCGTGGCAATTGCAAGCGCATCGATCCGGAATATCAGCCGGTGATTTCTCCGGAAGTTTATCAAGGGAAGCAGATTTTGGTTATCTGGGCTCCTGGCGGCGATGTGCGCCCTTATCAAGCCCCCCAAGTCTCTTAA
- a CDS encoding menaquinone biosynthesis protein, with protein sequence MGKIPYLNCVPFYDRFENKPLRLIPLAPRPMGKLAEQGQIDGGPLSLLDYWRVEKDFDLLDYGIAVRNLARSVVLYSNYPWMELDGKRLGITSETSTSIELLKVLLAHKYGVAAKLERLHPIFQASEAAHFDAVLVIGDEALIRAKAGLANFRFSFDLGKEWNDWTGLPFVFAVWAVRKNVSAEKKQALIDQLERAALDASQRHPNFGAWHGKRLGMTPAEVQVYFDGFDFRLGEKEKAAMEKFRGLLMGEKAVEMTALVD encoded by the coding sequence ATGGGCAAGATTCCGTATCTCAACTGCGTGCCGTTCTACGACCGCTTCGAGAACAAGCCGTTACGGCTGATTCCGCTGGCGCCGCGACCGATGGGCAAGCTCGCCGAGCAAGGCCAAATCGACGGCGGCCCGCTCTCGTTGTTGGATTACTGGCGCGTCGAAAAAGATTTTGATCTGCTCGATTACGGCATCGCCGTGCGGAATCTCGCGCGCAGCGTGGTGCTTTATTCCAATTATCCGTGGATGGAATTGGACGGCAAACGCCTCGGCATCACCTCCGAGACTTCGACTTCCATCGAGCTTTTGAAAGTTCTTTTGGCGCATAAATACGGCGTGGCCGCCAAGCTCGAACGACTGCATCCGATCTTTCAAGCCAGCGAGGCGGCGCATTTCGATGCGGTGCTGGTGATCGGTGACGAAGCGCTCATTCGCGCCAAAGCAGGTTTAGCGAATTTTCGTTTTTCATTCGATCTCGGGAAGGAATGGAATGACTGGACAGGGCTGCCATTTGTATTTGCGGTTTGGGCGGTGCGCAAAAACGTGAGCGCCGAAAAAAAACAGGCGCTCATCGACCAGCTCGAACGAGCCGCGCTCGATGCTTCGCAGCGCCATCCAAATTTTGGCGCATGGCACGGCAAGCGTCTTGGTATGACACCTGCCGAAGTGCAAGTTTATTTTGATGGGTTCGATTTTCGGCTTGGCGAGAAAGAGAAAGCAGCGATGGAGAAATTTCGGGGGTTGTTAATGGGCGAAAAAGCAGTCGAAATGACGGCGCTCGTTGATTGA
- a CDS encoding Rpn family recombination-promoting nuclease/putative transposase has protein sequence MRQIQYRGYRRLFKNKTIFRQFLETFVSKEWVKELDFKSCETLDKSFVADHYKETISDLVYKIKLKGREIFIIVLMEFKSEVERFMSVGLANYVSSFYMDYVASHKRIRKLPPVFPILLYSGARRWTAPESLAELIEGEEYLGEFGLRFKYFKIAVNSLRKEKLLAIKNIVSVLFLAEAHYDLTLIKKELLEVFEREKDKTAVSLLLNWIVQMHKYGKIPPAAYEALEHVYESPKEVRQMLEVAIRKEKKRYFNEGKREGKREGKREGKREAERKSRREIARKMISKGFEMALIAEVTGLSETELRKLSRATIVQ, from the coding sequence ATGCGCCAAATTCAGTATCGTGGTTACAGAAGATTATTCAAGAACAAAACGATTTTTCGCCAGTTCTTGGAAACATTCGTAAGCAAAGAGTGGGTCAAGGAGCTTGACTTCAAGTCTTGTGAGACGTTGGACAAATCCTTTGTCGCCGATCATTACAAAGAGACGATTTCCGATCTCGTTTACAAAATTAAGTTGAAAGGCAGAGAAATTTTTATTATCGTTCTAATGGAGTTCAAGTCCGAAGTCGAGCGTTTCATGAGTGTGGGATTGGCGAATTATGTCAGCAGTTTTTATATGGATTATGTGGCCTCGCACAAAAGAATCCGAAAACTTCCGCCGGTTTTTCCGATCCTGTTGTACAGCGGCGCCCGCAGATGGACAGCGCCGGAGAGTTTAGCCGAGTTGATCGAAGGCGAGGAATATCTCGGCGAATTCGGCCTCCGCTTCAAATATTTTAAGATTGCAGTCAACTCCTTGCGGAAGGAAAAACTGCTCGCGATTAAAAATATCGTCTCCGTGTTATTCCTGGCAGAGGCCCATTATGATTTGACTTTGATCAAAAAGGAGCTGTTGGAGGTGTTCGAGCGCGAGAAGGATAAGACCGCGGTTTCGTTGCTGCTGAATTGGATCGTGCAGATGCACAAATACGGTAAAATCCCACCCGCAGCTTATGAAGCTTTGGAACACGTATATGAATCCCCAAAGGAGGTGAGACAAATGTTAGAAGTAGCCATTCGCAAAGAAAAGAAGCGCTATTTTAACGAGGGCAAGCGTGAGGGCAAGCGCGAGGGCAAGCGCGAGGGCAAGCGCGAAGCAGAGCGCAAGAGCCGGCGTGAAATCGCGCGCAAGATGATCTCCAAAGGGTTTGAAATGGCGCTCATTGCCGAGGTTACCGGCCTCTCAGAAACAGAGCTTCGCAAACTCAGCCGCGCAACGATAGTGCAGTAG
- a CDS encoding site-specific DNA-methyltransferase: MEQLKTHHRIILGDSRAMAEVKDSSVHLVITSPPYWQLKDYGHEDQIGFNDTYEDYINNLNLVWNECYRVLYPGCRLCVNIGDQFARSVYYGRYKIIPIRTEIIKFCETIGFDYMGAIIWQKVTTVNTSGGATIMGSFPYPRNGIVKLDYEFILLFKKLGKSPKPTSEQKERSKLTTEEWNEYFYGHWNFPGEKQNQHLAAFPEELPRRLIRMFSFVGDIVLDPFFGSGTTSLAARNLSRHSIGYEINKKFLPIIKSKLNIENRDLFGESATFEIIEQKPSTHDFEAEIAKLPYVFKDHVKFDKKVDPRQLRFGSKIDGKEEANGNLYSVKRVEAPDCIELDTGLKVRLLGVKPIEEKKEAAMNFIQRITKGQKVFLKFDEQKYDDNQTLLAYLFLKNKTFVNMHLIKNHLAEVDTSMDYRAKSRLLSCDQTNASSGDRA, encoded by the coding sequence ATGGAGCAACTCAAAACCCATCATCGAATTATTTTGGGCGATTCACGAGCGATGGCGGAGGTGAAAGACTCATCCGTACATCTCGTCATCACCTCGCCGCCGTATTGGCAGCTCAAAGATTACGGCCATGAAGATCAGATCGGGTTCAACGATACTTACGAGGATTATATCAACAACTTGAATCTGGTTTGGAATGAATGTTATCGCGTGCTTTATCCCGGCTGCCGGTTATGTGTAAATATCGGCGACCAGTTTGCGCGTTCGGTTTATTATGGCCGGTACAAAATCATCCCAATTCGCACCGAGATCATCAAGTTTTGCGAGACAATTGGATTTGACTACATGGGCGCCATCATTTGGCAAAAAGTGACGACGGTCAACACCTCGGGTGGTGCTACGATCATGGGGTCGTTTCCTTATCCGCGCAACGGCATTGTCAAGCTGGATTACGAGTTCATTCTGCTTTTCAAAAAGCTCGGCAAGTCTCCGAAGCCTACCTCGGAACAGAAAGAGCGTTCCAAGCTCACAACGGAAGAGTGGAATGAGTATTTCTACGGGCATTGGAATTTTCCCGGCGAAAAGCAAAACCAGCATCTCGCTGCCTTTCCGGAAGAATTGCCGCGCCGGCTCATTCGCATGTTTTCTTTTGTCGGCGATATCGTGCTCGACCCATTTTTCGGGAGTGGCACTACTTCATTGGCGGCGCGTAACTTGAGCCGGCATTCAATCGGCTATGAAATTAACAAAAAGTTTTTGCCTATCATTAAGAGCAAATTGAACATCGAAAATCGCGATTTGTTTGGGGAATCTGCCACGTTTGAAATCATTGAGCAAAAGCCTTCTACGCATGACTTTGAAGCCGAAATTGCCAAGCTGCCGTATGTTTTTAAAGATCATGTCAAGTTTGATAAGAAGGTTGATCCTCGACAACTGCGCTTTGGCTCTAAAATTGATGGAAAAGAGGAGGCTAATGGGAATCTGTATTCTGTAAAACGTGTCGAAGCGCCGGATTGCATTGAGTTGGATACTGGCTTGAAGGTTCGCCTGTTGGGTGTGAAACCGATTGAAGAGAAAAAAGAAGCTGCAATGAATTTTATCCAGCGAATCACCAAAGGTCAAAAAGTTTTTCTGAAATTTGATGAGCAAAAATATGATGACAACCAGACGCTTTTGGCCTATCTTTTTTTAAAAAATAAAACCTTCGTCAATATGCATCTCATCAAGAATCATTTGGCCGAGGTCGACACCTCGATGGACTATCGAGCCAAAAGCAGATTGTTAAGCTGTGATCAGACCAACGCTTCAAGCGGAGACCGTGCTTGA
- a CDS encoding MjaI family restriction endonuclease: MKIKITNEEIQPLLELPVPEFPKYTTQLINLASQNAQATRPKVVGQMSELIRQFPQKHWQEWEECLMKRIRASMAILANNRFRSNQQLIKPNKARVSR; encoded by the coding sequence TTGAAGATCAAAATTACCAACGAGGAAATTCAGCCATTGCTGGAACTGCCAGTTCCTGAATTTCCCAAATACACGACTCAACTCATCAATTTAGCGAGCCAGAATGCCCAAGCGACTCGACCCAAAGTCGTGGGGCAAATGAGTGAGCTTATCAGGCAGTTTCCTCAAAAGCATTGGCAAGAATGGGAGGAATGCCTGATGAAGAGAATAAGGGCATCGATGGCTATATTGGCAAACAACCGGTTTCGATCAAACCAACAACTTATCAAGCCAAACAAGGCTCGAGTGAGCAGATAA
- the mqnC gene encoding dehypoxanthine futalosine cyclase, which produces MNINYICAKSRAGERLTREEGLALLREGELLELGAIAEEIRYRQNPNPWVTFVVDSNPNYTNICNVDCIFCAFYRHEEDSDAYTYSVDHMIQKFKESAQKGVTTVLLQGGVNPNLPFDYYLELVRRTRAEVPEIHPHFFSTSEILGMATVSGLSVREVLRQLKEAGLNTIPGGGAEILSDRVKKKISHKKGTSADWLEVMREAHHLGYKTTATMMYGHLETDEDIVEHLDSLRALQDETGGFTAFIPWSFKPGNTPLEKIIPTFAPPTRYLQILAFSRIYLDNFPHIQASWFSEGKKIGQVALHFGADDFGGTLVEENVHAAANFVNKTSTDEVIMLIRESGFVPAQRTTLYEILKVYEA; this is translated from the coding sequence ATGAACATCAACTATATCTGCGCCAAATCCCGCGCCGGCGAGCGCCTCACGCGCGAGGAGGGTTTGGCACTGCTGCGCGAGGGCGAGCTTTTGGAACTCGGCGCCATTGCCGAGGAAATTCGTTACCGCCAAAACCCCAACCCGTGGGTGACCTTTGTGGTCGATAGCAATCCCAACTACACCAACATCTGCAACGTGGATTGCATTTTCTGCGCCTTCTATCGGCACGAAGAGGATAGCGACGCCTATACTTACTCTGTCGATCACATGATTCAAAAATTCAAAGAGTCGGCGCAAAAGGGCGTGACCACGGTGTTGCTGCAGGGCGGGGTCAACCCCAACCTGCCGTTCGATTACTATCTCGAATTGGTGCGCCGCACGCGCGCCGAAGTGCCGGAAATACATCCCCATTTCTTTTCGACTTCGGAGATTCTTGGCATGGCGACGGTCTCCGGGCTTTCGGTGCGCGAGGTGCTGCGGCAGTTGAAAGAGGCCGGCCTCAACACCATCCCGGGCGGTGGCGCGGAGATTCTCTCCGACCGTGTCAAAAAGAAAATCAGCCATAAGAAAGGCACTTCGGCGGATTGGCTGGAGGTGATGCGCGAGGCCCATCATCTCGGCTACAAAACCACGGCAACGATGATGTACGGCCACCTCGAAACCGACGAGGACATCGTCGAACATCTCGACAGCCTTCGCGCCTTGCAGGATGAGACCGGGGGGTTCACGGCTTTCATTCCGTGGAGCTTCAAGCCCGGCAACACGCCGCTGGAGAAAATCATCCCCACGTTTGCACCGCCGACGCGCTATTTGCAGATACTCGCGTTCTCACGAATTTATTTGGACAATTTCCCCCACATTCAAGCTTCGTGGTTTTCGGAAGGGAAGAAAATCGGGCAGGTGGCGCTGCATTTCGGCGCGGATGATTTCGGCGGCACGCTGGTGGAGGAAAACGTTCACGCTGCGGCGAATTTTGTCAACAAGACTTCGACCGATGAAGTGATTATGCTCATTCGCGAGTCCGGCTTTGTTCCGGCGCAGCGGACGACGCTGTATGAGATTTTGAAAGTTTATGAGGCGTGA
- a CDS encoding dienelactone hydrolase family protein produces MKSICVAIVMLLTALISADAAVKHEEVTYSANGVTMKGYLAYDDAQKGKRPGVLVVHEWWGHNEYARKRARMLAELGYIALAVDMYGDGKQAAHPDDAGKFAGAVMQNMEGAQARFMAAMDLLKKNPRTDSKRLAAIGYCFGGGVVLHMARFGVDLKGVVSFHGSYGTQTPAQAGKVKAKVLVCHGADDKFITQEQIDGLKKEMADAKVDLQFISYPGATHSFTNPEADAYATQFNLPLAYNAEADKKSWEDMQAFFKKIFGK; encoded by the coding sequence ATGAAGTCGATCTGTGTCGCGATAGTCATGCTGCTCACCGCTTTGATTTCCGCAGATGCTGCGGTCAAACATGAAGAAGTCACTTACTCCGCCAACGGTGTGACGATGAAAGGTTATTTGGCGTATGACGACGCCCAAAAAGGCAAGCGTCCTGGCGTGTTGGTGGTGCACGAGTGGTGGGGACACAATGAATACGCGCGAAAACGGGCGCGCATGCTGGCGGAGTTGGGCTACATCGCGCTGGCGGTTGACATGTACGGCGACGGCAAGCAAGCCGCGCATCCGGATGATGCCGGAAAGTTTGCCGGCGCGGTGATGCAAAATATGGAAGGCGCCCAAGCGCGATTCATGGCGGCGATGGATTTGTTGAAGAAAAATCCTCGCACCGATTCGAAGCGACTTGCGGCGATCGGCTATTGCTTCGGCGGCGGGGTGGTTTTGCACATGGCGCGCTTCGGCGTTGATTTAAAAGGCGTGGTGAGCTTTCATGGCAGCTACGGCACACAAACTCCAGCGCAAGCGGGAAAAGTGAAAGCGAAAGTTTTGGTTTGTCACGGCGCTGATGATAAATTCATTACCCAGGAACAAATCGACGGCCTCAAAAAAGAGATGGCGGACGCGAAGGTGGATCTTCAATTCATCTCGTATCCGGGCGCAACGCACAGCTTCACCAATCCCGAAGCGGATGCTTACGCCACGCAATTCAATTTGCCGCTTGCCTACAATGCCGAGGCGGATAAAAAGTCGTGGGAGGATATGCAGGCGTTTTTCAAGAAGATTTTTGGGAAGTAA